In the Hermetia illucens chromosome 1, iHerIll2.2.curated.20191125, whole genome shotgun sequence genome, GTGAGCAATCCAGAACGCTTTCTGTGCAGTTGATGTCAACCTGAACGGGGTGCGTAGGAAATGATGCTGGTACATGTGGTCCATCTGCTCAGCATTAATTGAGCAGGGTTTCTGCATAGCCTCGATTTTTCGGAATCCCCAGGAACCCGCATCTACCTCGTCGAATGTTTCAAAGATTTAAACCCCTTATCTTTCGCTTTTAGGGCGTTCTACTAATGACATCTAGTTGAATGGATGAACTCCTAGAACTTATAGAAAGTGTGAAAAGTTTTCAACGCCCGTAGTCCTTTTCAACAAGTATCCATTTAACCCGTTTTTATATAGGATAATACGATTTAGCTTCATGTGATGCAATCCTGGCGACCCTCAATGTAGGATCTGTATTTAGCACAAACGTAGACCAGTTAGTAGCCAATAAATGAACAACAACAGCATTTAATTaactggaaaatgaaaatgaatgaaacaGAATATCCTCAACGATTCCTCTAAATGCCTCTTctatattttgtttttctttcgatTTTCCAGGCCATTTCGCAGGGAGCTCGAATAGGATTGGAGGAATGTCAGCACCAGTTCAAAAACAGTCGATGGAACTGTACGGCTCCGCCGAATACACCCTCACTCTACGGCAACGTAATGAGCATAAGTAAGATGATAGCTTTTGTTTTCTTATTGGCATCCATCATTATCCTTGTGTCCCGGAGCTTCACGTTCGGGGATGTTCTTCAACGTGTGTTTACATTTCGGGAAAGGATTTAATGGTAATAATTCTATTTGTTATTTACAGAAAGCCGAGAGACTGCCTACATCCATGCTATCAATTCAGCAGCGTTGGCCTGGTCGATTACGAGAGCCTGTTCGCGAGGGGAGTTGGACGACTGTGCCTGCGATAGTAACATACGGAAGAAGCCGCGAAAGTGGCAATGGGGTGGCTGCTCAGAGGTAATTATTGGTTTGAAAGTTGAGAGTATATTGTTGATTCCACAACCTGCAAGGATGAGCAAACCTATCCTTGATGGAGGTATAATACTAAATAGAGTCTGTTCCGCTTCGAGTGGCATAATCTGTGCCGATATAGACCAAGTATAGGGAGTTCCTCCCCCTGACCCCAAGCATTTAGTTTTGCCTTGGATGCTTACCTACACCGTAGGATGGAGAGACTATCTTGTAAACGCCTGTTAAATAATAAAGCCAACATAAATTGAGGTAATTGTTAGTTaagcaagaagaaattgcaAACCTTGCTTGGATAATTAAAAACGAAGATTCTTTAGAAAAAAGGATACTTGTACTGAGATTTTTGCGTTCCAGTGATCATTGTAGAGCCTGCAGTATAAATTCTACCAATTCAAACCTTCTACAGAGTTTTCTTTTAACAGTATCAATTAATTAAAGCACTACATCCTTGCAGGACATCAACTACGGCGTTGGGTTTTCTCGAAGATTCACCGATGCCCAGGAGAGCAACTCGTCGGCTGCCGGTCTAATGAATTTACACAATAACGAGGCAGGTCGAAGGGCATTAAGAGCAAGGATGCAGCGTGTATGTAAGTGCCACGGAATGTCAGGATCATGTTCATTGCGAGTGTGCTGGCGTCGTTTACCCCCCATGCGAGTGGTCAGCGAAGCGTTAGGATCACTTTATGATGGAGCATCTCATGTGAAAGTAAGTGCATGTTTGTGCATTTTATTACTTTGAGGGTGGTTTTGATTAAATTTGCTGTTTTATCATTCTTGCAGTTAGTTCAGAGGGACGGACGTCCAGCGAAATTGAGACGAAGAGATCCGGATCataaaaaactaataaaatctGATTTAGTTTATTTGGAAGATTCACCAGATTATTGTGAAGTGAATACAGAGTAAGTATTGTGGGGATGAAATTGTAAGCATGAAATAGTTGTTCTTGATTTTGATTAAAATGAAGATGAAAGACACAATCTACGAAAAAAGACAGACCAACGTTTCCTGAATGGTAAAGAAGCTCATAGAAACTTTCTGAACATTTATTTCCTCAAGAACTTGTGGTCCTGTTGTATTGAGCAAAAAATATAGGATGTGTTATCCGAGAGACTTCGTATGGACTACCGCTGGTATGGCATAGTTTTGCATGTCCTAAATGTATAGGGATGAGTTGAACAAAGTGCCAAACAGTTTACTAAAATtaaatcctgaaaaaaaaaaccaacctAAATGGCCGCGGTAAAGCTCGAAGTTTCTGACTTTTTGAACAGAAGCAGTCATCCATATTTCAATGCCCTTTCTGCAGTACGAAGCGTCCAAGCCTTCAAAATACACCTCGGTATTCGCAGTGGCGTTTTCATTCTATATGATATCCTAGGAGCTACCGCTTCATGTTCGGAAGGAGCTAGTAGTTGCTGTATCTGTGGCACACACCTGTTACCCAGAAgtcggaaatggcagtggataggtcacacattaaagaaagGCGGCATGACGTAGCCAGCACAACATGCAGTGATATCCATTCTCCCACGATGGTTGACGAGTGGGACACCCAAGAGTACCCAAGgcccagaacagtagaggagtatGGGCAACTCGGAGAGCCCTGGGGTACACCATATCGGACTTTTTTTCGATCAATTTGTCCAATAACGCTGCGTTAATACTTTGTGGTAACTGTTCTTCTCTTCTACAGGTCATCGATGAAGATTATCCTTGCACACCCCAAAAAGCGAggtcacaaatttctcgaccgAAAGCTGGTCTTGTTTCGTGACTCAGTCACTCTACAAACCGCTTATTACACTCATCATCAATACGCCGCTGGCTGCGAACGCGGCCTTATCGCGCGGATAActccaaaataataataatcgttggcgcaatccCAGCTCGCTTAATTTCACTTTACGATCCTTCAAAACGATTCGATGTATTTACTTTACGATTTCCGCATTCGTAGCCTTCCAAGGCAACCTTTGCCGCTTGTACGACCCACTTTAAATTTAGGAAATCACTGACAAATTGTTGTTTTCGAAAGAGTTGAATTGTGCTATTGGTAATATGCGCGTTGACCAAAAAACTCCCGAGGGTCGTGGAACGTTCAGTGGCAAGAGAGTAATTTAAATGATTtgaatgctgatcacattatcTCCTAGCGTACAGTTATAGTCTCTAAATTACTAAGAAGTTGAAAGTAGAAAACCAACGGCCTCAGCGGTGAACTACATATTATGAGCTAATTGCATGAATTTCAACTCGACTTGAGACATATATGGATGAATGGAGTGAAGTCGAGAAGAGCAAACACGGGAAATTCATCTCCCAGCGCATTGTTCGAGATTGTATGGAgggaaaaaatcattgcgcaggTTCGACCATATAcagtaaatcatcatcatcatcatcatcaacggcgcaacaaccggtatccggtctaggcctgccttaataaggaactccagacatctcggttttgcgccgaggtccaccaattcgatatccctaaaagctgtctggcgtcctgacctacgccatcgctccatcttaggcagggtctgcctcgtcttctttttctatcatagatattgtccttatagactttccgggttggatcatcctcatccatacggattaagtgacctgcccaccgtaacctattgagccggattttatccacaaccggacggtcatggtatcgcttatagatttcgtcattgtgtaggctacggaatcgtccatcctcatgtagggggccaaaaattcttcggaggattcttctctcgaacgcggccaagagttcgcaatttttcttactaagaacccaagtttccgaggaatacatgaggactggcaagatcatagtcttgtacagtaagagctttgatcctatggtgagacgtttcgagcggaacagtctttgtaagctgaaataggctctgttggctgacaacaaccgtgcgcggatttcatcatcgtagttgttatcggttgtgattttcgaccctagataggagaaattgtcaacggtctcaaagttctattctcctatccttattcttgttcgtgtttgtgtttgaccagtgcggtttgatgttgttggttgattcgccttcggtgctgacgttgccaccatatattttgtcttgccttcattgatgtgcagcccaagatctcgcgccgcctgctcgatctggatgaaggcagtttgtacgtctcgggtggttcttcccatgatgtcgatatcgtcagcataggccagtagttggatggacttgaagaggatcgtacttcttgcatttacctcagcatcacggatcactttctcgagggccaggttaaagaggacgcatgatagcgcatccccttgtcgtagaccgttgttgatgtcgaatggtcttgagagtgatcctgctgcttttatctggcctcgcacattggtcagggtcagcctagtcagtcttattaatttcgtcgggataccgaattctctcatggccgtgtacagttttaccctggctatgcgcgAGAAAAATCCGTGCATTAGGTTTGGTCTTAGCACCGTGTGTGTGATTCATTGGTGGGCGGCCACATTGTTGCCAATACAAGTTGCGAGCATGTGACTTTGCACAGATATTTATGACTCGTCACCTGGGATagagaaacaaacaaaagaaaagcaTTTAAGTACAATCGACACAACAATACATgggccagttagctacctcgtccCTATCACATGAATACGCAATGATATTCCGGGTCCCCTAGACAGTTCATTTACTCCTCGTGCACTTAGTCTTCTTGAGCGAAGTACTTTGTGTAATATCTACTAAAGTTCATTCATATGAAAGGTCCCGTTTTAATCGCGAGGTTAAATGTATAATTCACGCGCCAGCCCAAACTCTCTTTTAGAGTTTATTATTCACCAGGTGGCACCATAAAATTGGTTGCCCATTCAACAAAACGTGAGAGACTGTTTCATCCTTTTCATTGTAAAGTTTGCATATTATATGTTCATTATAGGTCTCCTTCGAGTGCAGATGTTTTCGTAGAGGACATTGGCATATTGTTAGACAAACTACTGTCCTCATTCTGAAATCGGAACCAACGGTTTCGCccagaaacaattcagcaaCGCTGGAGTTTGGTTTTGTTTCAAGTGCATTCCGTTTGGAAACCCTTTGGGTTTGGTATCCCAAGTTCATCTGCCCCTTCATAGCCGTCGGAAATTTTGTATTTCGCTATCCACTTCAATGTTATCTCGTTTTTTTGCCGTCTTGTTTAGGTACTTCAAGGCATAAGACATCATTATATATTATTTACCTTAGAAAAGGACCGTGAACAGATCCCTATGGAATACCTGTCGTTAAATTGTACGCCTTAGACCCTTTGCCCGAATCATAGAGTAACTTTCCATGTTGCAAGCAGTCCAAGAAGTTTGGCGCTTACTCCCGATGAGCACTTCGATGATACTTTCTCGTCGTTCAGAATTGAACGCGCTTTGGTGTCAAGAGTCACTAGTGCGTAGCCTTtcctttggtccggtccagcattaagttggaCTTAgcaccccatcattctcaaaacgaatattcctTTCGTCAAATATTTTCCCGGGCAGATAAGCCATTTAAGTTGTATCAACGTCTAACTAGTCCTTTCAGAAACCGAACTGTATTCTGGATAAATAACCGCCACCATCAATTATTGCAAatagccggttatagattatccgctcGGGAACCTTGTCTATGGTATTCACAAGATAGATAGGTTTATAGAATAATCGCTCACTTATCGGCTTAGCCTAGTTTATGATCAACACAAACTTCAGCAATTTTCACTGTGCAGGAAAAGACCAAGGCAGTTAGGCATCTCTGCGCACATACATAGTGGGTTCTAATTGCAAGTTTCAGGACCTATTTAGGAACTGCGCCATTTAGAACTCTTCTTACTGCGCTTATTGAAGGGGTATCTTTCGCACTTATGAAACCGTGGAATGGGGTTTCCAATTAGGGGCACGTAATAAGAGGcgaacttttactttttatcgCCAACATTACCGACTTCTACTCTCGTCCGTTGCCCCCATTATTTCTGACGTTTTGATTTCATCTTGTAGCATGCATTTGCTGCATCTGTAGCCAACCGCTTTTCCCCATCGATGGTTTTTGATTTATGAGTCTCTTATGGTTTTCATTGCTGCGGATTTGTTAATTCCAAATGCAGGCTCTGGTCCTGCAAATGGTGACTGGTATACCTTTCTTGCAAGTACATCCACTTTTTTATTACGAGCAAAACCATCATCAAATTTGGctgctcaaagttgtctctccAGGCATTTTAATCTGATAATCTCGGCTTTGGAGTTCCGGCAGAACTTTGGTAACATAAAGCCACTGTCCATTGGCAGAGTTGATTTTGTGATTTTGTAGATCATATTTCCGAGACCGTATACCGCAGGTGTCATTTCGTTATTTATTTGAAGTTTGTATACTGAAAGCCTCGTCTGTCCCTTTATTATAAGGTTCAAGAACGACAGTTGTTACAACACCCGCAAATCAAGGGTGGGAAACTTTTTGCTGCCcgacctgacgttcctagtgaatataACTAGTCCAGCCTTCCTAGCGTTCGCCGTgaatccattgcggaggcaccagctgtggattacatgcagagttgcgttcaagcggtcacatacggtgtccgcaaacttgccggtaattatcacGGCttggtcgtccgcaaatgcttgcgcgaaaacatttttgtcctccaggagccacagcagggtatccattaccaagagccataacagtggagagagaacccctccctgtggacagcccctgaaacatcctgcttcaatagacttctggccgatcgatatgtggatttttctccactctagcatgtgaaggatccaactgattagcagcggttcgattccatgatgtcttgccgcatcacaaattgccgcgagtgaggcataattgaaggcaccttcgatgtccatgaatcaTAGAGCGATAATATTCGAAGTTGAACTATCTGAGTAGGATTATAGATTTGTAGTGGAGATTCAGATGATTGAGGGTTATGCATTCGGACACCTTTCCGACGTTTGATGGATGAGAGGTTGGTCAGGTATCTTTAACGTCTCCAGTGCAACCCGCCAGCCAACCCCGCATTCTATCCGCTGGTGATACCTCAAAAATTAAGTGAGGAAGGACTTCGCATACCTGCCTTTTTTTCTCCAACCTCAGTTACTACGGTGTTATTCCACAAAATATCGGAGGAAGACCGCTTCCTGAATGATGGCTTGGTCAATTCTGGAAGACAGTCGGTTCATTATTTCTGAAAGCCAGAGATACTCCGCGTGTGGAACATACGTTTCGGTTCTTAGGTAGAAAAACTAACGAAAAGACCAAATTGTCCTGAAATGCCGACCTGTCCTAGTCAGACTAAAACCCAGTGAAAAACGTGCCACTCAAAATATCGGTATGGCAACTTTT is a window encoding:
- the LOC119646177 gene encoding protein Wnt-1-like — its product is MTTPGPRVGASSGCSGLLAGIIASVVAACVGSIPFLRNAKHVSRFATVPGLLLLLPLLLPMHPVSANWWQLGTYLPPSIGFLDTNGNSKSHNDVCQSFRELTNDQRRICSRSQKILTAISQGARIGLEECQHQFKNSRWNCTAPPNTPSLYGNVMSIKSRETAYIHAINSAALAWSITRACSRGELDDCACDSNIRKKPRKWQWGGCSEDINYGVGFSRRFTDAQESNSSAAGLMNLHNNEAGRRALRARMQRVCKCHGMSGSCSLRVCWRRLPPMRVVSEALGSLYDGASHVKLVQRDGRPAKLRRRDPDHKKLIKSDLVYLEDSPDYCEVNTELGILGTRGRICNRTSHGIDGCRLLCCGRGYQTRIRQVEEKCNCQFVWCCRVKCQMCSHTREEHLCN